The proteins below come from a single Sinorhizobium fredii genomic window:
- a CDS encoding thiol-disulfide oxidoreductase has product MTASAIPFWNFRPSKISTVGNPAYTYDGLTAFTPFWAMAALFSIAGDVYSLIGYKGLAYTVLSWSIVLLSILLLLYPRRTGILLGLVAVSLLLYGLRLPVASNNKTITAVMNLGILLSAAALYVKAGSIAAIDRMTLYGQIRVVARALLAIMYFYGIFHKINTDFLDPSVSCAVGLYVPLARPFGLEDNLFGRYLAIYATFVIEAIAIVALYWKRYFAIGFILALVFHYVIPISAYSWYMDFSSLVFALYVLSIPVPASRSLYGISLAAANGLRAQFGRIGTLFPAAVLMFFAIAVVLLLARTYPERSFDMVVHSVWILVWSVVGGVAMIVLAYVALQNLPCDNVSAPRPPAWVYVIPGLFFLSCLSPYVGLKTESSINMFSNLHTEAGQTNHLLFPTPPYLFNYQNEVMKIVDSSEPHLVRQAQAGKYHVLHEIKKQLRWNPEAWVTYVKDGETVSRATAATLADEMPNILERKLLIFKLVDFSRPKVCTH; this is encoded by the coding sequence ATGACGGCGAGCGCAATACCTTTCTGGAACTTTCGTCCAAGCAAAATCTCAACTGTCGGAAATCCCGCCTATACCTATGACGGTCTTACTGCATTTACGCCGTTTTGGGCGATGGCAGCGCTCTTCAGCATCGCGGGCGATGTCTATTCACTGATCGGTTACAAAGGGCTGGCCTACACGGTTTTGAGCTGGTCCATCGTCCTGCTCAGCATCTTGCTTCTGCTCTATCCGCGCCGCACCGGCATCCTGCTGGGGCTGGTCGCGGTCTCGCTGCTGTTATACGGCCTCCGCTTGCCGGTTGCCTCAAACAACAAGACGATCACGGCCGTGATGAACTTGGGAATCCTGCTCAGCGCAGCGGCTCTCTACGTCAAAGCCGGCAGCATCGCCGCCATCGACCGCATGACGCTCTATGGTCAGATCCGTGTCGTCGCCCGCGCCCTGCTCGCGATCATGTACTTCTACGGAATCTTTCATAAGATCAACACGGACTTCCTCGATCCTTCCGTCAGTTGTGCCGTGGGGCTCTACGTTCCGCTTGCTCGCCCGTTCGGTCTCGAAGACAATCTGTTTGGCAGGTACCTGGCGATCTATGCGACCTTTGTTATCGAGGCGATTGCCATCGTCGCACTCTACTGGAAGCGCTATTTCGCGATCGGCTTCATCCTGGCGCTTGTCTTCCACTACGTGATCCCGATCTCCGCCTATTCGTGGTACATGGATTTTTCGAGCCTTGTATTCGCGCTTTACGTGCTGAGCATTCCAGTTCCCGCCAGCCGATCGCTCTACGGCATCTCGCTTGCCGCCGCCAATGGCCTTCGCGCGCAGTTCGGACGGATTGGCACGCTCTTCCCGGCGGCGGTGCTCATGTTTTTTGCGATTGCAGTCGTCCTGCTTCTCGCCCGGACCTATCCGGAGCGCAGCTTCGACATGGTGGTCCACTCCGTATGGATCCTCGTGTGGTCCGTGGTCGGCGGCGTCGCGATGATCGTCCTGGCCTATGTGGCGCTGCAGAATCTGCCTTGCGACAACGTTTCCGCCCCGCGCCCGCCGGCATGGGTCTACGTCATCCCGGGCTTGTTTTTCCTTTCGTGCCTTTCGCCCTATGTGGGGCTAAAGACCGAAAGCTCGATCAACATGTTCAGCAATCTGCATACCGAAGCCGGTCAAACCAACCACCTGCTGTTCCCGACGCCGCCGTATCTTTTCAACTACCAGAACGAGGTGATGAAGATCGTCGATTCTTCCGAGCCGCACTTGGTCAGGCAAGCGCAGGCCGGAAAGTATCACGTCCTGCACGAGATTAAGAAGCAGCTCCGCTGGAATCCCGAGGCGTGGGTGACCTACGTCAAGGATGGAGAAACCGTTAGTCGCGCGACGGCAGCGACGTTGGCAGATGAAATGCCCAACATCCTCGAACGCAAGCTGCTGATCTTCAAGCTGGTGGACTTCTCCCGGCCTAAGGTCTGCACCCACTAG
- a CDS encoding DCC1-like thiol-disulfide oxidoreductase family protein: MKEPPTPALIVYDGDCIFCQSYVRFMRLRETIGAVELLDARSADPRVARFQKQGFDLNEGMLFVFQDRIYHGDEAVNLLAILSSSSSLFGRLNRALLSNRTAARLIYPLLKAGRRATLRLRGRPLIPADLDPPPDGNSGW; the protein is encoded by the coding sequence ATGAAAGAGCCCCCGACACCAGCACTGATCGTCTATGATGGCGATTGCATCTTCTGCCAAAGCTATGTTCGCTTCATGCGATTGCGCGAAACCATTGGTGCCGTCGAACTGCTCGACGCCCGCTCCGCTGATCCGCGGGTGGCTCGCTTCCAGAAGCAGGGTTTCGACCTCAATGAAGGAATGCTGTTCGTCTTCCAGGATCGCATTTACCACGGCGACGAAGCGGTCAATCTCCTGGCAATCCTTAGTTCGTCTTCGTCCCTCTTCGGCCGCCTTAACCGGGCGCTTCTTTCCAATAGAACGGCCGCGAGGTTGATCTACCCGCTCCTCAAGGCGGGGCGCCGTGCTACGCTGCGACTGCGCGGGCGCCCGCTCATTCCGGCCGACCTTGACCCTCCACCGGATGGAAATAGCGGCTGGTGA
- the ggt gene encoding gamma-glutamyltransferase, with amino-acid sequence MRDLQFPGRSVVMGRHGAAATSHALSTLAAIEILRRGGNAADAAIAACAVQCVVEPGSTGIGGDNFVLFAPASTDPPGTDTKTRGKVYGLNGSGCAPGGLTAEHLLRQGVKKIALTSVHAVTVPGAIDSWAKLNQRLGSMPLGALLQPAIRHAEEGFAVTERVATDWARNEDKLKADANSARMWLKGGRAPTAGEVFRQPEHAKVLREIAAKGRDGFYTGWVAEDMVAYLRSLGGTHSLEDFASQEAFWVEPISTSYRGIEILEIPPNGVGITTLLMLNILSGFDLGKYDPVGVERFHIEAEATRLAFEARDMYVADPAFADVPVQKLLSANFADGLRGRIDLRRAMPAGGPLGTTTYRDTVYISVVDGKGNACSFINSLFWPYGTGLSSPKTGVLLHNRGTGFLVDPAHPNCVAPRKRPLHTIIPAMAMKDGKPWLCFGVMGGGFQPVGQTHVLTNIIDFGMNVQEAIDCARGFPQMGRFEAERGIREDVLKGLVALGHDIKMAEMPLGGGQAIMIDAASGVLQAGSDPRKDGCALAY; translated from the coding sequence ATGCGTGACCTGCAATTTCCCGGCCGTTCAGTCGTCATGGGCAGGCATGGCGCCGCGGCCACGTCGCATGCTCTTTCGACGCTCGCCGCCATCGAAATCCTGCGCCGCGGCGGTAATGCGGCCGACGCCGCGATCGCCGCCTGTGCCGTCCAATGCGTGGTCGAGCCGGGCTCGACAGGCATCGGCGGCGACAATTTCGTGCTCTTCGCTCCCGCGTCTACCGATCCGCCGGGCACCGACACCAAGACGCGCGGCAAGGTCTACGGTCTGAACGGCTCGGGGTGCGCGCCGGGGGGCCTCACCGCCGAGCATCTCTTGAGGCAGGGAGTGAAGAAGATCGCTCTAACGTCGGTGCATGCGGTGACCGTCCCGGGCGCCATTGATTCCTGGGCCAAGCTGAACCAGCGCCTCGGCTCCATGCCGCTCGGCGCGTTGCTGCAGCCCGCCATCCGCCATGCCGAGGAAGGTTTTGCGGTGACCGAGCGCGTCGCCACCGATTGGGCCCGTAACGAAGACAAGCTGAAGGCGGATGCCAATAGTGCGCGCATGTGGTTGAAGGGTGGCCGCGCTCCTACGGCCGGTGAGGTGTTCAGGCAGCCAGAGCATGCGAAAGTCCTCCGGGAGATCGCCGCCAAGGGCCGCGACGGCTTTTACACCGGCTGGGTCGCCGAGGACATGGTGGCCTATCTCCGCAGCCTCGGCGGCACGCATTCGCTGGAGGATTTCGCCTCGCAGGAGGCTTTTTGGGTCGAGCCTATTTCGACCAGCTATCGCGGCATCGAGATCCTGGAAATCCCGCCGAACGGCGTCGGCATCACGACTTTGCTAATGCTCAACATCCTGAGCGGCTTCGACCTGGGCAAATACGATCCGGTCGGCGTCGAGCGCTTCCATATCGAGGCCGAGGCCACAAGACTGGCCTTTGAGGCGCGCGACATGTATGTCGCCGACCCGGCCTTTGCCGATGTCCCCGTGCAGAAGCTGCTTTCGGCCAACTTCGCCGACGGCCTGCGCGGCCGCATCGACCTGAGGAGAGCCATGCCGGCTGGGGGCCCGCTCGGCACCACGACATATCGGGATACCGTCTATATCAGCGTGGTCGACGGAAAGGGCAACGCCTGCTCCTTTATCAACTCGCTGTTCTGGCCCTATGGCACCGGCCTTTCCAGCCCGAAAACCGGCGTGCTGCTGCACAACCGCGGCACGGGCTTCCTTGTCGATCCCGCGCACCCCAATTGCGTGGCACCGCGGAAGCGCCCGCTGCACACGATTATCCCGGCGATGGCCATGAAGGACGGCAAACCGTGGCTCTGCTTCGGCGTCATGGGCGGCGGCTTCCAACCGGTCGGCCAAACCCACGTGCTCACCAATATCATCGACTTCGGCATGAATGTGCAGGAAGCCATCGACTGCGCCCGCGGCTTCCCCCAGATGGGGCGCTTCGAGGCCGAGCGCGGCATCCGCGAGGATGTGCTGAAAGGCCTCGTGGCATTGGGCCATGATATCAAAATGGCCGAGATGCCGCTTGGCGGCGGCCAGGCGATCATGATCGATGCGGCCAGCGGCGTGCTGCAGGCCGGCTCGGATCCGCGCAAGGACGGCTGCGCGCTGGCTTACTGA
- a CDS encoding MFS transporter, with translation MAGIIATVSVFAVAQGLTYPLLSFILERQGMAPDLIGLSAAMTPLGFIVSAPLVPALARRVGGARLAILCSLLAALTLAAIAWMQGVWAWMPLRFLLGFFANPLYVISETWLMSITPAPRRGRILGLYSSIVSGGFAIGPLSLGLTGTEGWPPFLIGIVALLLCGLIVLGVVPRLPKMPHEGEAISVGGFFARAPLLLFAVFTAAAFEQTLLSLLAVYGAALGSAEARIASLIACFIAGNAVLQILFGRMTERLGSRRTLLLCALAALAGCLLLPSIFDAWLVWPLVFVWGGVSFGIYTVSLIRLGERFTGQALIAGNAAFAFVWGIGGIVGSPATGLTMQLIGHHGLPTSLGLLCCVLAVLLMAERRRL, from the coding sequence ATGGCGGGCATCATCGCGACCGTCTCGGTGTTTGCCGTGGCGCAGGGGCTGACCTATCCGCTGCTCAGCTTCATCCTCGAGCGGCAGGGGATGGCGCCGGACCTGATCGGCTTGTCGGCGGCGATGACGCCGCTGGGTTTCATTGTATCCGCACCCCTCGTTCCGGCGCTGGCGCGGCGCGTGGGCGGGGCGCGGCTTGCGATCCTGTGTTCGCTGCTGGCGGCGCTCACGCTGGCCGCGATCGCCTGGATGCAGGGCGTTTGGGCCTGGATGCCGCTGCGCTTCCTGCTCGGCTTCTTCGCCAATCCGCTCTACGTCATCAGCGAGACCTGGCTGATGTCGATCACGCCGGCGCCACGCCGGGGCCGCATCCTGGGCCTCTATTCATCGATTGTTTCGGGGGGCTTCGCCATCGGCCCGCTCTCGCTCGGCCTCACCGGTACCGAGGGTTGGCCGCCTTTCCTGATCGGCATCGTGGCCCTTCTACTCTGCGGCCTGATCGTGCTTGGGGTCGTGCCACGTCTGCCGAAGATGCCGCACGAAGGCGAGGCAATATCGGTCGGCGGCTTCTTCGCACGGGCGCCGCTCCTATTGTTCGCGGTCTTCACGGCCGCCGCATTCGAGCAGACCCTGCTCTCTTTGTTGGCGGTCTATGGCGCCGCGCTCGGTAGCGCCGAGGCCCGTATCGCTTCGCTCATCGCCTGTTTCATCGCTGGCAATGCCGTGCTGCAGATTTTGTTCGGGCGCATGACCGAACGGCTCGGCTCGAGGCGGACCCTGTTGCTCTGTGCCCTGGCTGCGCTGGCCGGCTGCCTGCTGCTGCCGTCGATCTTCGACGCATGGCTCGTCTGGCCGCTCGTTTTCGTCTGGGGCGGAGTCTCCTTCGGGATTTATACCGTATCGCTCATCCGGCTCGGCGAGCGGTTCACCGGTCAGGCGCTGATCGCCGGTAACGCGGCCTTCGCCTTCGTATGGGGTATCGGCGGCATCGTCGGCTCGCCCGCGACGGGATTGACGATGCAACTGATCGGACATCACGGGCTGCCAACGTCCCTCGGCCTCCTGTGCTGCGTTCTGGCAGTGCTTCTGATGGCAGAGAGAAGGCGGCTCTGA
- a CDS encoding DUF1127 domain-containing protein, whose translation MNETPTPASAPPHRHYSLATLRSIIATWGARIGFRRELEQKLKDDPHLIADIGLTQRQFEAEIAKPFWQGPMPPL comes from the coding sequence ATGAACGAGACTCCGACCCCTGCTTCGGCCCCGCCCCATCGGCATTACAGCCTCGCGACTCTGCGGAGCATCATCGCGACCTGGGGCGCGCGGATAGGCTTTCGCCGGGAACTCGAGCAGAAGTTGAAGGACGATCCGCATTTGATCGCCGATATCGGCCTGACCCAACGGCAGTTCGAGGCAGAGATCGCCAAGCCCTTCTGGCAAGGGCCGATGCCGCCTCTATGA
- a CDS encoding winged helix-turn-helix domain-containing tetratricopeptide repeat protein, with product MQGSRFAFGPFVLDPAAGTLLRNDDPVAVGYRGLKLLAALVGRSGEILSKAELMDAAWPDTAVEEGNLTVQIAQLRKLLGPAPDGGEWISTVPRVGYRFTGATEQLGGAMRKPLPLPDRPSIAVLPFVNFSNDPEQEAFADGLTEDLITDLSRISGLFVIARNSVFAYKGQATDVREIAEDLGVRYLLEGSARRAKGRVRINAQLVDALSGAHLWAERFDRSLEDIFAVQDEVTGKIVEALLGRLRAPPQRNRPKNLEAYDLCVRARKLIDDSPQTAREAHLMLTRAVSLDPRYAEAYRWLAMNHWMGWVHWGEPIEPSRSVSLELARKAVAIDPNDAGCRWVLANLLAYERSFREADAEFAKAIELDPNDADIWATLSDIAVLAGRVAEGLEHIRKAFRLNPFPASWYYLTLGQAQYAGGEYEAAVVTLSRDETYRTGSRRFLAASLAQLGRLDEARAEVELFLVGNPHFTIRHWATTEPFRDDATLEHFVDGFRKAGLPE from the coding sequence ATGCAGGGATCGCGCTTTGCCTTTGGTCCGTTCGTGCTTGATCCGGCTGCGGGAACGCTGCTTCGGAACGATGACCCCGTTGCGGTCGGCTACCGCGGGCTGAAGCTGCTTGCGGCTCTCGTCGGACGGTCCGGCGAAATCCTGAGCAAAGCCGAGTTGATGGACGCGGCGTGGCCCGACACGGCCGTCGAGGAAGGCAACCTCACCGTCCAGATTGCGCAGCTCCGGAAGCTGCTCGGTCCAGCCCCCGACGGCGGTGAATGGATCTCCACGGTTCCGCGCGTCGGCTACCGCTTCACGGGGGCGACCGAACAGCTCGGTGGCGCCATGCGAAAGCCTTTGCCACTGCCCGACAGGCCGTCGATTGCCGTGCTCCCCTTCGTGAATTTCAGCAACGATCCCGAGCAGGAAGCCTTCGCGGACGGGTTGACCGAAGATCTGATCACCGATTTATCCAGGATCTCCGGCCTGTTCGTCATCGCCCGCAACTCGGTCTTTGCCTACAAAGGACAGGCGACAGACGTGCGCGAGATCGCCGAGGACCTCGGCGTCCGATACCTGCTCGAGGGCAGCGCAAGACGCGCCAAGGGGCGCGTGCGCATCAACGCCCAGCTGGTCGATGCGCTGAGTGGCGCTCATCTCTGGGCGGAACGCTTCGATCGCAGCCTCGAGGATATCTTTGCCGTTCAGGACGAGGTCACCGGCAAGATCGTCGAGGCGCTGCTCGGCCGGCTGCGGGCACCGCCGCAGCGCAATCGGCCCAAGAATCTCGAGGCATACGATCTCTGCGTGCGGGCGCGCAAGCTGATCGACGATTCGCCGCAGACGGCGCGGGAGGCGCATCTGATGCTGACCCGCGCGGTCTCGCTCGATCCGCGATATGCCGAGGCCTATCGCTGGCTTGCCATGAATCATTGGATGGGGTGGGTGCATTGGGGCGAACCGATCGAACCAAGCCGCAGCGTTTCCTTGGAACTGGCGCGCAAGGCCGTAGCGATCGATCCCAACGATGCCGGCTGCCGCTGGGTGTTGGCCAACTTGCTTGCCTATGAGCGCAGCTTCAGGGAGGCGGATGCGGAATTCGCCAAGGCGATCGAGCTCGATCCGAACGACGCCGACATCTGGGCGACCTTATCCGACATTGCGGTCCTGGCCGGCCGGGTCGCGGAGGGCCTGGAGCACATCAGAAAGGCCTTCCGGCTGAACCCGTTTCCGGCAAGCTGGTACTATCTGACGCTCGGCCAGGCGCAATATGCGGGCGGCGAATACGAAGCGGCTGTCGTGACACTCAGCCGGGACGAGACCTATCGCACGGGCTCGCGCCGTTTCCTGGCGGCAAGCCTTGCCCAACTCGGCCGGCTGGACGAGGCGCGCGCCGAGGTCGAGCTTTTCCTCGTCGGCAACCCACATTTCACGATCCGCCATTGGGCCACGACCGAGCCGTTCCGCGAC